The genomic window AGGGATTGCAGGTTGTTTACTTCTAAGTATTCTTTGTGGTTTAATCATCGCTAAATGGGGTTACAAAGGGGTAGAATCTTTATTAAATAGTTTTTATGAGTAGTTAAGATTAAATGGAGCTTTTTAGACAAGGACTTAAGCTTAATCTTAGGTAAAAAAAGCAACTTTATTAAAACCAATCAAAAATAGTTAAATTTTTCAAATGGCATCTCCTATTGGTCATAGTTTAGCCGGTTGTCTAGGCTTTTTTCTAGGTCACAAAAATTCTCAATTCTTGAAATATTATTCATCAAAAAGATTATTCGTTACTGCCATTATTGTTGCTAATTTACCTGATATTGATTTTTTGTTAGGTTATTTATTCTATCAAGATTTTAATGCAATTCATCGTCAGTTTACCCATAGTTTTTTTGTGGGTTTTGTTGTTTGTATTATTGTCTTTTCTTGTCTGAGATTTTATAAAAAAATACCATTATCTTTTTTGGTTTGGCTATGGGGACTTTATTTTAGTCATATTTTATTAGATATGTTAGCTTACGATCGCTATCGCCCTGCTGGTGTACAATGTTTTCTTCCCTTGAGTTCTGATTATTTTGCTTTTCCTATCTCCATTATCGGGGGACTTAGTTTTACAGGAGGGATTATCCAATTGAATAATTTTCTAACTATCTTACAGGAAATGGTGGTTATTCCTCTCTTATTTTTTGCTATTTTCTTTCTTACTAAAACAATTTATCAAAATGTACAAAGTGACAATTGAAATCACTAACTATCAAGAACGAATAGAAGCTATTAAAAAAATCAGAGTGGCGGTGTTTCAAAAAGAACAAGGGGTTGATCCTGCCTTAGAATTTGATGGAAATGATAATAATTGTATTCACCTTCTAGCTTATTTAGACAAAGAAGCAGTGGGAACAGCAAGAATTAGATATATTGATGAAAGTACAGCAAAAATTGAACGGTTAGCGGTCTTATCTCAAACCAGAGGTCAAGGAATAGGGAAAGCCTTAATGAAACAAGCCATCGCCTTTATTCAAGAACAAAAACATTGCCAAAAAATTGTCATTCATGCTCAAGTTTATATTCAAAGTCTATACGAAAAATTAGGCTTTGAACCCGTAGGCGATCGCTTTAAAGAAGCAGAAATTCTTCATATTAAAATGGTTAAGTTATTAGGGAACAGGGAACAGGGAACCAAGAAACGACACAATGGATAACTAATTATTTAATATAATGAAAATTATTATAAATAAACGTTTAATCAATGTCTCAAGAAGTTATCGTTATAGGAGCAGGAATTGGCGGATTAACCGCCGGGGCATTACTCGCCCGTCGGGGTTATGATGTTACCGTGTACGAACAGGCTTACGTTCCGGGGGGTTGTGCCTCAACCTTTAAACGTCGGAGGTTTACCTTCGATGTGGGCGCGACACAAGTGGCAGGGTTAGAACCGAGTGGCATTCATCACCGTATCTTTGCAGAATTAGACATTGACTTACCCCCTGTAACCCCTTGCGATCCTGCGTGTGCCGTTTTTTTGCCCCAAGAAACCCAACCCATCAATGTCTGGCGTGATCCCGAAAAATGGCAACAAGAAAGACAAAAACAGTTCCCCAAAAGCGAACCCTTTTGGCAATTATTAGCTAAACTATTTCAAGCCAGTTGGAAGTTTCAAGGGCGAGATCCGGTGTTACCCCCTCGCAACCTTTGGGATGTCTGGCAACTAACTACTGCTTTGCGGTTAGATACCTTGATCACTGTTCCCTTTACTTTCATGACGGTTGGGGATGCCTTACGTTTATATGGATTATATAACGATCGCCGATTAAAAACCTTTTTGGATTTACAATTAAAACTGTATTCTCAAGTCGATGCCGACGAAACCGCCTTATTATATGCAGCCACAGCATTAGGGGTATCCCAGGAACCTCAAGGACTGTATCATTTACAAGGAAGTATGCAAGTATTAAGCGATCGCTTGGTTGAAGGGTTAGAAAAACATGGGGGAAAACTATTCACCGGCCATTGTGTTGAAAAAATAGAAACCCTTGAGAGTAATAAAACTCAAGTTATCATCCGTCAGCGAAAAACAGGGGAAACCTTCACGAAAACAGCCGATCACGTCGTTGCGAATGTTCCCGTACAAAATTTAGTTAAGATAATTGATAGCCCTAGGAAATCTAGATTTAACTTCTATCAGCAACGGGTGGAAAAACTCCCCGAAGCCTCCGGGGCCTTTGTTATTTACTTGGGGGTAACAGATGAAGCCATTCCCGAAAATTGTCCCCCTCATCTACAATTTTTCTATGAGTATGACGGACCCATTGGGGAAAATAATTCCTTGTTTGTTTCAGTCAGTAAACCTGGAGATGGTAGGGCCCCAGAGGGACAAAGAACGATTATTGCATCGAGTTTTACCGATACTCAGATATGGAACAATATTAGTGAAGAGAACTATCAACAATTAAAACAAGAATATACCATTGAAGCGATCGCCCGTTTAAGTAATTATTTTCAGCTTAATTCCGATACGATTATTCATCAAGAAGCGGCCACCCCTCGCACTTTTGCCTATTATACCGCCAGAGATAAAGGCATCGTCGGAGGGATTGGTCAACGGGTGTCTACCTTTGGTCCTTTTGGTATCGCTACCCGTACCCCGATCAAAAATCTCTGGTTAGTGGGAGACTCCACCCACCCCGGAGAAGGAACCGCAGGGGTCAGTTATTCAGCGTTAACCGCAGTTAGACAAATTGAACAGAACGGTTAAGCTGTTGTGCATTTAAACAACCTGAGTTCGACGGAAGAGAATTTATGGAAAACTGACAACCAACAAGAAGTCTCAAACCCTGATTCCCTCGTTCAAAAAATTCTAACACCGAACTCACGTTTAAACAAGGTGAAAAAATTACCCGACAAAACAAGTTTCATCGGGTAAAATTAACCAAAAATCTACTCAATTTTTTACCATTTCAGTAGATTAAACTGTTCCATATCTGTCGTTTCACGGTTACGATAAATCGTTAAAACAATTGCTAAACCAACGGCTGCTTCTGCTGCTGCCACTGTGATAACAAACACAGTAAAAATTTGACCTTTAATACCAACCGGATCGAGAAAATTAGAAAATCCCATTAAGTTGAGATTAACTGCATTTAACAGCAATTCGATAGACATTAAAACCCGTACCGCATTACGACTAATGACTAATCCATAAATTCCAATACAGAAAAGGGCTGCAGCAAGTAATAAGCAGAACTCTAATTGTATTTCCATAACACCTCAATTTTTTTAAAAAAACTAACAGTAATTCCTGCGTTTCTAAACTTCTGAAGATTTAGAAGCAGATAATTCTCGTGATTCTAATTCACTTAAACGTTCAGGTAACTGTAAAGAAGTTACAATACCATCTTCCGTGGGTAACGTATCAGGAATAAAGTCACGACGGGCTAAAACGATCGCCCCTACCATAGCCATTAATAACAGAACAGAAGCTAACTCAAACGGTAAGAGAAAATCACTAAAGAAATGTTTACCAATTTCGACAACTGTATTTTCAATTAACCCTGGTGCATTGCTTTCTAAAGACCAAGGAGTAATCAAAACCATCGTCGCTAATAAAGCAAAGAGTCCCCCACAAACTAAGGCTGTCGCCCCTCTTTTGATCCAGCGTCCGGGTAAGTTTGAATAATCTTGTTTTTTATTGACCAACATAATAGCAAACAAGATTAAAACATTCACTGCACCTACATAAATTAACACCTGGGCAGCAGCCACAAAATCAGCATTTAACAGAACATAAATACCTGAAATACTGATAAATACCCCTCCTAACAAGAAGGCAGAATAAACAATATTTTCCAATAACACAACACCCAACGCAGCAATAATGACCAATGCTGCTAAGATGGCAAACGAAATAACTTGAACTCCCTCAGCTAAATTCACGTTGATTGATACTCCTTTTCTTACTTAATCGTTGAGAGTAGAATAGTTGATGGAAAATCAATCATTTCTCACCAACTATCCTGAGTTTAAGAAGAGGCTTCTGCTTCTTCGATAATTTCTTCAGGGCGTTTGCCCGATCGCTGACTTCCTTCGGGTAAATCATGGGGACTCATGACCCCTTTCGGTAAATAGCCTAACTCTCGTAAGGGCGTTACCATTGGGTCTTGAGTGACTTTATAGGGTAAACGTCCCAAAGCTACGTTATCGTAGTTTAATTCATGGCGATCGTAGGCAGCCAGTTCGTATTCTTCTGTCATGGATAAACAATTGGTAGGACAATATTCCACACAATTACCGCAGAAAATACAAACCCCAAAATCAATACTATAGTGTTTGAGTTCTTTCTTCTTAGCGTCCTTATTAAATTCCCAATCTACCACAGGCAGATTAATGGGACAGACACGGACACACACTTCACAAGCGATACACTTGTCAAATTCAAAGTGAATTCTACCCCGATATCTTTCTGAAGGAATTAACTTTTCGTAAGGATATTGTACGGTAACAGGACGACGACGCATATGATCGAAGGTTACCGATAACCCTTGACCGATATATTTGGCCGCTTCAACCGTACCTTTGGCGTAATCGCCTACTTGTTTGAGAATGCTAAACATGATGTTTATTCCCTAATATGTTAACAACAGAAATTAACCACCGAATGCCACGGGAAAGGCTAATTTCAAGGCAGCCGTTAATAAGAGATTCACCAGAGAGACAGGTAAAAGGAATTTCCAACCTAAGTCTAATAATTGGTCAATGCGAACACGGGGAACTGTCCACCGCATGAGAACCGCAATAAACACCAAGAAATAGGCTTTTAACACGGTCATGGTAATCCCTAAAGAGGCGGTGATCACCTGTAACCAAGAACTGTCCTCACTCACCCCTAACCATTCGGCTAACTTATCTAAGGGAACGGGAAACTCCCACCCCCCTAAGTATAGGATGGCAAAAACGAGAGCAGATAACACTAAGTTAACGTAAGACCCTAGATAAAAAAGGGCGAATTTCATGCCTGCGTATTCGGTTTGATAGCCGGCTACGATTTCTTCTTCTGCTTCGGGTAAGTCAAAGGGAAGCCGTTCACATTCAGCCAAAGCAGCGATCCAAAAGATGAAAAAGCCCACCGGTTGCCGCCAAATATTCCAGCCTAAAATACCGTATCCTGATTGCTGTTCGACGATATCGATGGTACTGAGGCTATTGGACATCATAACAATGGCTAAAACCGATAAAGCCAAAGGTATCTCATAACTGATTGATTGTGCTGCAGCCCGAAG from Crocosphaera subtropica ATCC 51142 includes these protein-coding regions:
- the ndhI gene encoding NAD(P)H-quinone oxidoreductase subunit I, producing MFSILKQVGDYAKGTVEAAKYIGQGLSVTFDHMRRRPVTVQYPYEKLIPSERYRGRIHFEFDKCIACEVCVRVCPINLPVVDWEFNKDAKKKELKHYSIDFGVCIFCGNCVEYCPTNCLSMTEEYELAAYDRHELNYDNVALGRLPYKVTQDPMVTPLRELGYLPKGVMSPHDLPEGSQRSGKRPEEIIEEAEASS
- the nuoH gene encoding NADH-quinone oxidoreductase subunit NuoH, whose protein sequence is MNSGIDLQASFIESLNQLGIPSGAAKALWIPFPSFLMIIGATVGVLVVVWLERKISAAAQQRIGPEYAGPLGVLQPVADGIKLVFKEDVIPAKADPWLFTLGPVLVVLPVFVSYLIVPFGQNLVITDLNVGIFFWIALSSIAPIGLLMAGYASNNKYSLLGGLRAAAQSISYEIPLALSVLAIVMMSNSLSTIDIVEQQSGYGILGWNIWRQPVGFFIFWIAALAECERLPFDLPEAEEEIVAGYQTEYAGMKFALFYLGSYVNLVLSALVFAILYLGGWEFPVPLDKLAEWLGVSEDSSWLQVITASLGITMTVLKAYFLVFIAVLMRWTVPRVRIDQLLDLGWKFLLPVSLVNLLLTAALKLAFPVAFGG
- the crtD gene encoding C-3',4' desaturase CrtD, producing MSQEVIVIGAGIGGLTAGALLARRGYDVTVYEQAYVPGGCASTFKRRRFTFDVGATQVAGLEPSGIHHRIFAELDIDLPPVTPCDPACAVFLPQETQPINVWRDPEKWQQERQKQFPKSEPFWQLLAKLFQASWKFQGRDPVLPPRNLWDVWQLTTALRLDTLITVPFTFMTVGDALRLYGLYNDRRLKTFLDLQLKLYSQVDADETALLYAATALGVSQEPQGLYHLQGSMQVLSDRLVEGLEKHGGKLFTGHCVEKIETLESNKTQVIIRQRKTGETFTKTADHVVANVPVQNLVKIIDSPRKSRFNFYQQRVEKLPEASGAFVIYLGVTDEAIPENCPPHLQFFYEYDGPIGENNSLFVSVSKPGDGRAPEGQRTIIASSFTDTQIWNNISEENYQQLKQEYTIEAIARLSNYFQLNSDTIIHQEAATPRTFAYYTARDKGIVGGIGQRVSTFGPFGIATRTPIKNLWLVGDSTHPGEGTAGVSYSALTAVRQIEQNG
- a CDS encoding GNAT family N-acetyltransferase, which codes for MYKVTIEITNYQERIEAIKKIRVAVFQKEQGVDPALEFDGNDNNCIHLLAYLDKEAVGTARIRYIDESTAKIERLAVLSQTRGQGIGKALMKQAIAFIQEQKHCQKIVIHAQVYIQSLYEKLGFEPVGDRFKEAEILHIKMVKLLGNREQGTKKRHNG
- the nuoK gene encoding NADH-quinone oxidoreductase subunit NuoK, with amino-acid sequence MQLEFCLLLAAALFCIGIYGLVISRNAVRVLMSIELLLNAVNLNLMGFSNFLDPVGIKGQIFTVFVITVAAAEAAVGLAIVLTIYRNRETTDMEQFNLLKW
- a CDS encoding metal-dependent hydrolase, translated to MASPIGHSLAGCLGFFLGHKNSQFLKYYSSKRLFVTAIIVANLPDIDFLLGYLFYQDFNAIHRQFTHSFFVGFVVCIIVFSCLRFYKKIPLSFLVWLWGLYFSHILLDMLAYDRYRPAGVQCFLPLSSDYFAFPISIIGGLSFTGGIIQLNNFLTILQEMVVIPLLFFAIFFLTKTIYQNVQSDN
- a CDS encoding NADH-quinone oxidoreductase subunit J is translated as MNLAEGVQVISFAILAALVIIAALGVVLLENIVYSAFLLGGVFISISGIYVLLNADFVAAAQVLIYVGAVNVLILFAIMLVNKKQDYSNLPGRWIKRGATALVCGGLFALLATMVLITPWSLESNAPGLIENTVVEIGKHFFSDFLLPFELASVLLLMAMVGAIVLARRDFIPDTLPTEDGIVTSLQLPERLSELESRELSASKSSEV